The Desertifilum tharense IPPAS B-1220 genome includes a region encoding these proteins:
- a CDS encoding murein transglycosylase A, with translation MKDPSAKQRFVRLVLVGLCLFPLSRTVWANPSPALRPVSQPQLAQAWDTLGWDDLEDKRSLLRAIDGSLRYLQTPAAAQAYRNYPVPSITRDRVRRSLLRFRTLVETSQTPAQLQAAVKREFNWYKATGKDGEGTVSFTGYFEPTYAASRTPSAEYRYPLYRPPAGFANWRTPHPTRLELEGLDGRGTPRMRGLEVVWLRDRFEAFLVHVQGSARLQLADGGTMTVGFAGKTDRPYSSIGRELINDGKVPEENLSLPVLKAYFRANPDELNPYLSRNQSFVFFRETHGAPATGSIGVPVIAERSIATDKSLMPPGALAWIQTQIPYPNENGVLEPRPTSRYVLDQDTGGAIKGAGRVDIFMGTGTHAGDRAGLINHPGELYYLLLK, from the coding sequence ATGAAAGATCCTTCGGCAAAACAACGCTTCGTTCGCTTGGTACTGGTGGGCTTATGCCTGTTTCCCTTAAGCCGCACGGTTTGGGCGAATCCTTCTCCGGCGTTGCGTCCGGTGAGTCAACCGCAACTGGCTCAGGCTTGGGATACCTTGGGATGGGACGATCTGGAGGATAAGCGATCGCTCTTAAGGGCTATTGATGGCAGCTTGCGCTATCTCCAAACTCCAGCAGCGGCGCAAGCTTACCGCAACTATCCGGTTCCGAGCATTACCCGCGATCGCGTCCGGCGTTCCCTCCTGCGCTTTCGTACCCTGGTGGAAACCTCCCAAACTCCCGCCCAACTCCAAGCAGCCGTGAAGCGGGAGTTCAACTGGTATAAAGCCACCGGGAAAGATGGGGAGGGGACTGTCTCGTTTACGGGATACTTTGAACCCACCTATGCGGCGAGTCGTACCCCCAGCGCCGAGTATCGCTATCCCCTCTATCGCCCCCCAGCGGGTTTTGCCAACTGGCGAACTCCCCACCCCACCCGCCTAGAGTTAGAAGGCCTCGATGGACGGGGAACCCCCAGGATGCGCGGTTTAGAGGTGGTCTGGTTGCGCGATCGCTTTGAGGCATTTTTAGTCCACGTTCAAGGATCGGCCCGCCTCCAACTCGCCGATGGCGGCACCATGACGGTGGGTTTTGCCGGAAAAACAGACCGACCTTACAGCAGTATCGGCCGCGAGTTGATTAACGATGGCAAGGTGCCAGAAGAAAACTTATCTCTCCCCGTCCTCAAGGCCTATTTCCGCGCTAACCCTGACGAACTCAACCCGTATTTATCGCGCAATCAAAGTTTTGTCTTTTTCCGGGAAACCCACGGCGCACCCGCAACCGGAAGTATCGGCGTCCCCGTGATAGCCGAACGCTCGATCGCGACCGATAAGTCGTTGATGCCGCCTGGGGCCTTAGCTTGGATTCAAACCCAAATTCCTTATCCCAACGAAAATGGCGTGTTAGAACCCCGTCCTACCAGCCGCTATGTCCTCGATCAGGATACCGGAGGAGCCATCAAAGGAGCCGGACGGGTGGATATCTTTATGGGAACGGGAACTCACGCAGGCGATCGCGCTGGCTTAATTAACCATCCCGGCGAACTCTATTATCTTTTGTTGAAGTAG
- a CDS encoding TVP38/TMEM64 family protein, whose protein sequence is MNNKKPLIITAIILILLIGGFAAIALKDRFPQIQDWLLSLGVWALPAFISMYVGASIIGIPSAILMLASGSLFGFFKGWGIVSLADTLSVVLCYGLGRTIARQWVKKWISNRKQFVALDRAVEHKGWKIVLFARLSPLLPSNILNYGFSLTKINFWHYLFFTWVGMLPVTGFYVYLGSLGGNLMRGQQSPGQLGLQLLGLGATILAIIYTTRLAKKTLSESLEAED, encoded by the coding sequence GTGAATAACAAGAAACCGCTCATCATCACCGCCATCATCCTGATTTTACTGATCGGTGGCTTTGCTGCGATCGCCCTTAAAGATCGGTTTCCCCAAATTCAAGACTGGCTGCTCTCTTTAGGGGTTTGGGCGCTTCCTGCATTTATTTCCATGTATGTTGGAGCCAGCATTATTGGCATTCCTTCAGCAATTTTAATGCTAGCGTCCGGCTCGTTATTTGGATTTTTTAAAGGTTGGGGAATCGTCTCTTTAGCTGACACCCTCAGCGTTGTACTTTGCTACGGCTTAGGTCGTACAATTGCGCGTCAATGGGTCAAAAAATGGATTTCCAATCGCAAGCAATTTGTCGCCCTAGATCGCGCCGTTGAACATAAAGGGTGGAAAATTGTTTTATTCGCGCGCCTTTCTCCCCTCCTTCCCTCCAACATCCTCAACTACGGGTTTAGCCTCACTAAAATTAACTTCTGGCATTACTTATTTTTTACCTGGGTGGGAATGCTACCCGTTACAGGCTTCTACGTCTATCTCGGTTCCCTGGGCGGAAACTTAATGCGGGGACAACAATCACCGGGCCAATTAGGTCTACAATTGCTGGGTTTAGGCGCAACCATACTCGCCATTATTTATACAACGCGGCTAGCTAAGAAAACCCTATCAGAAAGCTTGGAAGCCGAAGATTAA
- a CDS encoding RNA-guided endonuclease TnpB family protein, with the protein MLVIEAKLKGTQSQYSKLDEAIRTGQFIRNTCLRHWEDNKGVTRNDLQKLCSVLAKNKETPWTKKLNSQARQAHADRAWSAIQRFYANCRLGKPGKKGYPKYKKFSRSVEYKNSGWKLSSDRRQITFTDGFEVGTMDLWSSRDLVWYSEQQISRVRVIRRADGYYAQFLVDWDRREEHELQGKMTGIDLGLKEFYTDSDGNTVENPRYFRKSERRIKMLQRRVSKKHVKGKKQSHRYHKARQALAKQHLKVSRQREDKARKEALALVKSHDLIVYEDLKIQNLVKNHHLAKSISDASWYQFTRWLQYFAKVHGVIVIAVPPHNTTVDCSCCGAKVKKTLSTRTHKCNSCGTVLDRDYNAAKNILAKGFKLLAEYLNGTVGHTESGAKSLKAQGETDLWLKNSDGLALSRLEELRISNYAENPPL; encoded by the coding sequence ATGCTAGTCATCGAAGCCAAGCTTAAAGGAACTCAATCGCAATACAGCAAGTTGGACGAAGCGATCCGCACGGGTCAATTCATCCGCAATACTTGTTTGCGCCATTGGGAAGATAACAAGGGGGTCACTCGTAACGACCTCCAAAAGCTTTGCTCGGTGCTGGCTAAAAACAAAGAAACTCCTTGGACAAAGAAACTCAATTCTCAAGCTAGACAGGCTCATGCCGATCGGGCGTGGTCTGCTATTCAGCGTTTCTATGCAAACTGTAGATTGGGTAAACCCGGCAAAAAAGGCTATCCAAAATACAAAAAATTCAGTCGTTCCGTCGAGTACAAAAATAGTGGATGGAAGTTATCTTCTGATAGAAGACAGATAACCTTCACTGATGGATTTGAAGTTGGAACGATGGATTTATGGAGTTCTAGAGATTTAGTCTGGTATTCAGAACAACAAATTTCTAGAGTCCGAGTCATAAGGCGCGCTGACGGCTACTATGCTCAGTTCTTAGTGGACTGGGATAGACGAGAAGAGCATGAGCTTCAAGGGAAGATGACTGGAATTGATTTAGGACTTAAAGAGTTCTATACTGATTCTGATGGCAATACTGTAGAGAACCCTCGATACTTCAGGAAGTCCGAACGAAGAATAAAAATGCTTCAACGTCGGGTCTCCAAAAAGCACGTTAAGGGGAAGAAGCAGTCTCATAGATACCATAAGGCACGTCAGGCTTTAGCTAAACAACATCTCAAAGTCAGTAGACAGCGTGAAGACAAAGCTCGTAAAGAGGCTTTGGCGCTAGTTAAGTCTCACGATTTAATCGTCTACGAAGACTTGAAGATACAAAACCTGGTAAAGAATCACCACCTGGCTAAGTCCATCAGCGATGCATCCTGGTATCAATTCACGCGATGGCTTCAATACTTTGCCAAAGTTCATGGTGTCATAGTCATTGCAGTCCCTCCCCACAACACGACTGTTGATTGTTCATGTTGTGGGGCAAAGGTGAAGAAAACATTGAGTACCAGAACTCATAAATGCAATAGTTGTGGCACAGTTTTAGATCGCGACTACAACGCTGCAAAAAACATTTTGGCAAAGGGATTTAAGTTGTTAGCTGAATATCTAAACGGTACGGTAGGGCATACCGAATCCGGAGCTAAAAGCTTAAAAGCTCAGGGAGAAACTGACCTCTGGCTCAAGAACAGCGATGGTCTTGCTCTAAGTCGGCTCGAAGAACTGAGAATCAGTAATTATGCTGAGAATCCCCCGTTATAG
- the panB gene encoding 3-methyl-2-oxobutanoate hydroxymethyltransferase codes for MPVTTQQLIQWKNQGRPIVALTAWDYAIAQLLDKAGVDLILVGDSLAMVALGYETTLPITLEEMLHHTKAVRRGVKQALVVCDLPFLTYQESIAQAIHSAGRVLKETGAQAVKLEGGYPEMVETVARLTQAGIPVLGHIGLTPQSVHQLGYRQQGKTESAAVRITQEAIALAEAGAFAIVLEHIPDDLAAQITQKIPIPTIGIGAGPHCDGQVLVTADLLGLSDWQPPFAKVYANLQQSITQAVVKFSEEVRDSHP; via the coding sequence ATGCCCGTTACTACCCAACAATTGATTCAGTGGAAAAACCAAGGTCGTCCCATTGTGGCGCTAACCGCGTGGGATTATGCGATCGCGCAGTTGCTGGATAAAGCCGGGGTAGATTTAATCCTGGTGGGGGACTCGCTGGCGATGGTTGCGTTGGGATATGAAACGACGCTTCCCATTACCCTAGAGGAGATGCTGCATCACACCAAAGCCGTGCGGAGAGGCGTCAAGCAGGCGCTGGTGGTGTGCGACTTACCGTTTCTAACCTATCAAGAAAGCATCGCCCAAGCGATCCATTCAGCGGGTCGAGTCTTGAAGGAAACAGGCGCGCAAGCCGTTAAACTGGAGGGCGGCTATCCGGAAATGGTGGAAACCGTGGCGCGGTTAACCCAGGCGGGAATTCCGGTTTTAGGTCATATTGGGCTAACGCCGCAGTCCGTTCACCAGTTGGGGTATCGCCAACAGGGAAAAACGGAGTCAGCCGCCGTTCGCATCACCCAAGAGGCGATCGCCCTCGCTGAAGCCGGAGCTTTTGCGATCGTGTTAGAACATATTCCGGACGATCTGGCCGCCCAAATTACCCAAAAAATCCCGATTCCCACCATTGGGATCGGCGCGGGCCCCCACTGCGACGGACAAGTCCTCGTCACCGCCGATTTACTCGGCTTATCCGATTGGCAGCCCCCATTTGCCAAAGTTTACGCCAATTTGCAACAAAGCATTACCCAGGCTGTGGTTAAATTCAGTGAAGAAGTCCGCGATTCTCACCCCTAG
- a CDS encoding two-component regulator propeller domain-containing protein produces the protein MGVNWRSAIAQNTVIYSPSAPPRGIDPLPQERNRQELQGLTNDYRVGALQRDIDGNLWVGSWLGLARIDPNTGNILSRVSLPNIAIGGLVQDRVGRIWVGTYEGLRRVDRQTSQVTAENFSLPSNRVLSLLIDRRGYLWVGTDRGLVLISPDQGLRMTTLQQLPGVSANALALDPEGQLWVGTLEGLVRVNTASAFILDRVGNIPGTTVQALAVSPQGTLWVGTLNSLLELDATTGAILRNVEAVAERQISALAFDQLGSLWIGTDNGLLRYDPRVNQVVGQVPDLPSNRILSLSPDTGNKLWVGTSEGLAWVSMSTGRARAHLAFTRSH, from the coding sequence ATGGGAGTCAACTGGCGAAGCGCGATCGCTCAAAATACGGTAATCTATTCGCCTAGCGCCCCCCCGCGCGGCATCGATCCTTTACCCCAAGAACGCAACCGTCAAGAGTTGCAGGGTTTAACGAATGATTATCGGGTTGGGGCTTTGCAACGCGATATTGATGGGAATCTGTGGGTGGGATCGTGGTTGGGGTTAGCCCGCATCGATCCAAATACGGGTAATATTCTGTCGCGGGTGAGTTTGCCCAATATTGCGATCGGCGGTTTAGTGCAAGATCGAGTGGGGCGGATCTGGGTGGGAACCTACGAAGGGTTGCGCCGCGTGGATCGTCAAACCAGTCAAGTGACCGCAGAAAACTTTTCATTACCGTCCAATCGGGTATTATCGTTACTGATCGACCGTCGCGGCTATTTATGGGTGGGAACCGATCGCGGTTTGGTGTTAATTAGCCCCGATCAAGGGTTGCGAATGACCACCTTACAGCAGCTACCCGGCGTGAGTGCCAATGCACTAGCCCTCGATCCAGAAGGTCAACTTTGGGTCGGAACATTAGAAGGCTTGGTACGGGTTAATACGGCGAGTGCGTTTATTCTCGATCGCGTTGGCAACATACCGGGAACGACGGTACAAGCCTTGGCGGTCAGTCCCCAAGGGACGCTATGGGTTGGGACGCTCAATAGCTTACTGGAATTGGATGCCACTACGGGCGCAATTCTCCGCAATGTGGAAGCAGTTGCAGAACGGCAAATTTCTGCCTTGGCGTTCGACCAGTTGGGAAGTTTGTGGATCGGGACGGATAATGGTTTGCTACGCTACGATCCGCGCGTCAATCAGGTGGTGGGACAGGTTCCGGATCTGCCTTCCAATCGCATTCTCTCGCTGTCACCGGATACGGGAAATAAACTTTGGGTGGGAACCAGCGAGGGGTTAGCGTGGGTGAGTATGAGTACCGGACGCGCTAGAGCGCATTTGGCGTTCACGCGATCGCATTGA
- a CDS encoding AAA-like domain-containing protein yields MEFDLTEALKVANQAVFAATQRNLTDVEVIVIKGSWVREEYDRIAAQHQYATSYISQDVAPKLWKLLSLALGEKVRKSNFKEALKRYWEKQSSQPEVLLEPPAITERKQQKSLEANLVSVEAAVQELLATPGCLICLQAPNQKGGMAWLDRLLSQLSTQNYRIVQMSFEFADPQAHFFNLNQFLRWFCLNLVRELGLPNQLDEGWDEECLGAKVSCTTYLEAYVFPQLNEPLILYLNDLDLLFPYGEVCEDFLGLLRSWYEKTRNRPLWRKLRLLLVQGTDRSMNLPINQSPFQVGYSLKLPEFS; encoded by the coding sequence ATGGAGTTCGATTTAACCGAAGCGCTTAAAGTTGCAAATCAAGCCGTATTCGCTGCCACCCAGAGAAACCTGACTGATGTTGAAGTTATTGTAATTAAGGGATCTTGGGTGCGCGAAGAATACGATCGCATTGCTGCCCAACATCAATATGCAACGAGTTATATTAGCCAAGATGTCGCGCCCAAACTCTGGAAGCTGTTGTCGCTGGCTTTGGGTGAAAAAGTCCGCAAAAGTAACTTCAAAGAAGCCTTAAAACGATATTGGGAAAAACAATCTAGCCAGCCAGAAGTTTTGCTTGAACCTCCAGCCATTACTGAGCGTAAACAGCAAAAATCCTTAGAAGCCAATCTTGTCTCTGTTGAAGCGGCTGTACAAGAACTCTTAGCAACACCAGGTTGTCTGATTTGTCTGCAAGCCCCGAATCAAAAGGGAGGGATGGCTTGGCTCGATCGACTCTTAAGCCAATTATCCACTCAAAATTATCGGATTGTTCAAATGAGTTTTGAATTTGCCGATCCGCAAGCTCATTTCTTCAATCTCAATCAATTTCTGCGCTGGTTTTGTCTGAACCTAGTTCGGGAGTTAGGTTTACCCAACCAGTTAGATGAGGGTTGGGATGAAGAATGCCTGGGGGCAAAGGTAAGCTGTACCACCTACTTAGAAGCGTACGTATTCCCCCAGTTGAATGAACCCCTAATTTTATACCTGAACGATCTAGACTTGTTGTTTCCCTATGGGGAAGTCTGCGAAGACTTTTTAGGATTGTTACGTTCTTGGTATGAAAAAACCAGAAATCGCCCCCTTTGGAGAAAATTAAGGTTACTGCTCGTCCAAGGAACCGATAGATCGATGAATCTTCCCATTAATCAATCTCCGTTTCAGGTTGGATATTCACTGAAACTACCAGAATTTTCATAA
- a CDS encoding Fur family transcriptional regulator codes for MNAKHTRSQERILKLLKSLNRSLSAQDIYVELRNRNQTIGLATVYRSLEALKQEGSLQVRTLPNGESLYSSMQQDQHHLTCLRCGDSILIDECPVHQLERDLQRSHQFKIYYHTLEFFGLCTQCQLKTEVEI; via the coding sequence ATGAATGCTAAACATACCCGGAGTCAAGAACGAATTCTCAAGTTGCTGAAGTCGCTTAATCGCAGTCTTTCAGCGCAAGATATCTATGTCGAACTACGAAATCGCAATCAAACGATTGGACTGGCGACGGTTTACCGTTCTTTGGAGGCGCTGAAGCAAGAAGGATCGTTGCAGGTGCGGACGCTTCCCAATGGCGAATCGCTTTATAGTTCGATGCAGCAAGATCAACACCATCTAACGTGCTTGCGCTGTGGCGATTCGATTTTGATTGATGAATGTCCGGTGCATCAGTTAGAACGGGATTTGCAGCGATCGCACCAGTTCAAAATCTACTATCACACGCTAGAGTTTTTTGGGCTGTGTACCCAGTGCCAACTGAAAACGGAAGTCGAAATTTAA
- a CDS encoding Uma2 family endonuclease, which produces MSVEATSQTQLSAAEVPEWEPPMPPTDLIFDDGEPLESNRHRIAMNVLIRSLESAWSHRTDFFTGGNMFIYYSSAQARNRDFRGPDFFAVLDVDSTTSRQGWVVWEENGRYPDVIIELMSQSTAQNDIGPKRDIYERIFRTPDYLVYDPFNPDSLQGWRLSQDNFRYHPLEPNDRGWLWCQSLGFWVGTWEGTIQRETAVWLRFYDRDRNLVLLPEEAAQQQVEQERLRAEQEQQRAEQERQRAEQERLRAEQEQQRAEQERQRAEQERLRAERLAARLRELGEDPDR; this is translated from the coding sequence ATGTCAGTCGAGGCAACTTCTCAAACGCAATTGTCCGCAGCGGAGGTTCCAGAATGGGAACCCCCCATGCCTCCTACTGACTTAATTTTCGATGACGGAGAGCCATTGGAAAGCAATCGCCATCGGATCGCCATGAATGTCTTGATCCGATCCTTAGAATCCGCTTGGAGCCACCGGACAGACTTCTTTACCGGGGGCAATATGTTTATCTACTACAGTAGCGCCCAAGCTCGCAATCGGGACTTTCGCGGGCCCGATTTTTTCGCCGTCTTGGATGTGGATAGCACAACCTCTCGTCAGGGTTGGGTCGTTTGGGAAGAAAATGGACGCTATCCCGATGTCATTATTGAGCTAATGTCTCAATCTACGGCTCAAAACGATATCGGTCCCAAAAGAGACATCTACGAACGCATCTTTAGAACGCCGGATTATTTGGTTTACGATCCGTTCAACCCAGATTCTTTACAAGGCTGGCGGTTAAGTCAGGACAACTTTCGCTATCATCCCCTAGAACCTAATGACAGAGGGTGGTTGTGGTGTCAGTCTCTCGGTTTTTGGGTGGGAACCTGGGAAGGCACAATTCAACGAGAAACGGCGGTTTGGCTGCGTTTCTACGATCGCGATCGTAATTTAGTGCTATTACCGGAAGAGGCGGCTCAACAACAGGTGGAACAGGAACGCCTTCGCGCCGAACAGGAACAGCAACGTGCCGAACAAGAGCGCCAACGTGCCGAACAGGAACGCCTTCGCGCCGAACAGGAACAACAACGCGCCGAACAGGAACGCCAACGTGCCGAACAGGAACGCCTTCGCGCCGAACGTTTAGCGGCTAGACTGCGCGAACTGGGAGAAGATCCCGATCGTTAA
- the purS gene encoding phosphoribosylformylglycinamidine synthase subunit PurS, with amino-acid sequence MSRKYQAQIYVTLRPSVLDPAGVAVASGLKQLGYESVEGVRIGKYIELSLSAESEADAKTQLDRMCDQLLANPVIENYRFEIAELAASV; translated from the coding sequence GTGAGTCGGAAGTATCAAGCTCAAATTTATGTAACGTTGCGTCCTTCGGTATTAGATCCGGCGGGGGTTGCTGTCGCTTCAGGGTTGAAGCAGTTAGGCTATGAAAGCGTTGAAGGGGTTCGGATTGGTAAGTATATTGAGCTAAGTCTGAGTGCAGAAAGCGAGGCGGATGCTAAAACTCAGCTAGATCGGATGTGCGATCAACTGTTGGCGAATCCGGTGATTGAGAATTATCGCTTTGAAATTGCTGAATTGGCTGCGTCTGTTTAG
- the purQ gene encoding phosphoribosylformylglycinamidine synthase subunit PurQ — translation MKFGVVVFPGSNCDRDAAYVTRDLLNQPTRLVWHQDTDIADLDAIVVPGGFSYGDYLRCGAIAQFSPIMQAVVQHAQQGKFVLGICNGFQILTEVGLLPGALVRNRDLHFICDRVPLKVENTQSPWTQAYTPGEIITLPVAHGEGCYHADAETLADLEDNGQVLFRYETPINGSLNNIAGICNKQGNVLGMMPHPERAADPLLGSTDGIGLFRGLLAAAETRLFTTV, via the coding sequence ATGAAGTTTGGGGTTGTCGTTTTTCCGGGTTCTAATTGCGATCGCGATGCGGCTTACGTCACGCGCGACTTACTCAATCAACCCACTCGCCTGGTTTGGCACCAAGATACGGATATTGCCGATCTAGATGCGATTGTTGTCCCAGGGGGATTTAGTTACGGCGATTATCTGCGCTGCGGTGCGATCGCCCAATTTTCTCCCATTATGCAGGCTGTTGTCCAACACGCGCAACAGGGGAAATTTGTTTTAGGCATTTGTAACGGCTTCCAAATTTTAACGGAGGTTGGCTTATTGCCGGGAGCGCTCGTGAGAAATCGCGATTTGCACTTTATTTGCGATCGCGTTCCTCTTAAAGTTGAAAATACTCAATCTCCCTGGACGCAAGCGTATACCCCAGGTGAAATCATTACCCTACCCGTCGCTCACGGCGAAGGGTGCTATCATGCCGATGCTGAAACGCTAGCCGATTTAGAAGACAACGGACAAGTGCTGTTCCGCTATGAAACTCCCATCAACGGTTCTTTAAATAATATTGCAGGCATTTGCAATAAACAGGGTAACGTGCTAGGAATGATGCCTCACCCCGAACGCGCGGCCGATCCGCTTCTCGGTTCAACCGATGGTATAGGATTATTTCGCGGACTCCTAGCAGCAGCCGAAACTCGACTTTTTACCACCGTCTAA